From Corynebacterium pseudotuberculosis:
TATTTATGGCGATCCGCAGAACGACGAGCGCGACGGTTCATACCCGAGATCTTGCCGCCCTTAGGGATAGGGCCTTTGGGGAGTCCCACGTTGGTTTGGACATTGTCCATGGACTCGATGCGGCTAGCGATTTCATACACATCGTTCTTCTTGTACTGGCGATCGAGCTTGAGCAAGCTGGACTGCAGTTTTTTCAGCGGTACCTCGCCCTCACCGCTGCCCACAAACATTTCATGAATCGGCACACCAGGTGCTAGACGTGAAAGTCGCTGGCGCTGCTGATTGATCAGCGGGCGCAGATGATTTTTATTGCCCTCGCCTACAAGAACAATGCCGCAGACGCCAATAACGCGGTGAAGCACATCCATTTGCTTAGTCACAGCAACACCAGTCTTGGTGCGCCATACAATGCCCACACCTGAGCGTAGATTCTCTAGTGCCCAGCCTGCGGCACCGGCCTGTCCCTCAGCCTTTTCGTAGACGCTATTTTGGAGCCTACGGGTGAAAATGAACATAGCAAGGAGCACACCCAGCAACAGGCCAGTGGGCAGCATAAACCACTGACCGTTCCACAACATTCCGATGAGGAAGAAAAGCAGGCCGAGGCCAAGGATTGATCCCACCATGATCGGCACTAGGGCCTTGTCCTGCTTGCGCTGGATGTTAAACGCCTGCCAGAGCTGAGACCAGTTCTGGCGGCGCTGGGCGCGCTTCGCCGCGCGCTGCTCCTTCTTCGCGGCCTTATCGGCCTGCTTCTTCGCGTCTGCCATGCATACCAGCTTAGCGGGCCATCCTATGCTATCTGCAATTAGACTCCGAGGCTCCTTGCAATGCAGATAGATCTTTGGCGGAAATCGGCCCTGACGGGCCAAGCTACCACGTTGTGGGGTCATGCTTTAGAGCATGGAAAGATAACGCAACGTCGATCCGCGAGCCCCCTGAGTGCCAGGGGCACAGTACCTCATAAGCTTGGCGTGCGGGTTAATCGAGGACAGAACCCGCGGCATGATGCCAAGAAAAAAAGAAGACCTATCGGGGGATAAGTCTTCTTTCTAAAATACTGAGGGAAAATATTACCGGGAAGAAACAACCGGGGTTTCTTTTGAGGGGCCGTATTTGCTCAGAAGCGTAGATGCCTCCTGGGCTGTGGTTCCCGCAGAAGTCTCAGCCAGATGTGCAAGATTATCCGGAAGCGTTTCCCCACGTGCCGCGAGAGCTTCAGAGTAAAGCTTGCCCGCTCGGTAGGAGGACCGCACGAGTGGGCCGGACATGACTGCCCCGAAACCTAACTCGCGGGCAAAATCAGCGTGTTCGATGAACTCTTCTGGTTTTACCCAGCGCTCGATGGGATGGTACATGGGGCCAGGGCGCAGGTACTGAGTGATAGTGATGATGTCACAGCCAGCAGAGTGCAGATCCGTGAGGGCCTCCCTGATTTCTTCGACCGTTTCGCCCATGCCAAGGATGAGGTTGGATTTGGTCACTAGGCCAAAATCGCGGGCCTGGCGGATTACGTCTAGGGAACGCTCATACCGGAATGCAGGACGGATACGCTTGAAGATGCGGGGGACAGTCTCCAAGTTATGCGCAAAGACTTCCGGTCGTGCTTCAAAGACTTCCTGCAAAAGGTCAGGCTTGCCCGAGAAATCCGGGGTGAGATTCTCTACACCCGTATGTGGGTTGAGCTCATGGATCTTGCGAACGACCTCGGCGTAGAGCCAAGCGCCCTCATCCTCTAAATCGTCGCGGGTTACTCCAGTGATAGTGGAGTAATTCAACTTCATTTCACGCACAGATTCAGCAACTCGACGCGGTTCATCGCGGTCGAGGGGTTCTGGCTTTGCAGAGTTAATCTGGCAGAAATCACAGCGTCGTGAGCAGTTGGCACCACCGATGAGGAAGGTTGCTTCACGGGATTCCCAGCATTCATGAATATTGGGACAACCGGCTTCCTGACACACGGTGTGCAGGCTGGCTCCCGATACCTTTTTCTTCATGTCCTGGTATTCAGGGCCAGTTTTTACCGCAGTGCGGATCCAGCGTGGTTTGCTCTCGATGGGGGTCTGCGAGTTGCGGGCCTCAACTCGGAGCATTCTGCGTCCTTCGGGTGCTGTAGTCACCCTATGCACACTACTCGTGCTACAGGTGCACGTCGAAAAGCCCTCACTCGATGGGGGTTAACCAGGGAAAAGAGTGAGGGGGTGAGGCGGCGCCTTTTGTACATGTGTTGTTTTACACAGTTCTGGGAAGCCCTTTGGTGGGATCTGGTGCAGAAGCAAACGTATGGTCTGCGACGATGAGTTTTCCAGAGAACGCATCCAGCAGAGCCTGGATAAGCGGTTGGGTTATGGACTCGACTGTGACCTCTTCCCCGAGCTCTTGGGAGAGCGTAGTAACTCCGGCGTCGGAGATTCCACAGGGAATGATGTGCTGATAATACTCGAGGGTGTTAGAGCAGTTAAGCGCCAAGCCATGCATAGTCACGCCACGCGTGATCCGGATACCTAATGCGGCTATTTTACGGTGATCGGCATCGCAGGCACCGGGAACCCAGACCCCGGAGCGGCCGTCGATACGCCCGGCATGACTAATGCCGCGCTGGCGCACAACCTGAATCAACGCCTCCTCAACGCGGCGCACGTAATCCACTACATCGATGGGGTCGGCGAGTTTGAGGATTGGATATATCACCAGCTGACCAGGGCCATGCCACGTAATACGGCCGCCTCGATCAACATCAATAACAGGCAAGCCATTTGTGGGGCGATCCTCCGGCTGAGTTCGCTTTCCTGCGGTATACACGCTTGGGTGCTCAAGAACTAAAAGTACGTCGCCAACCTCATCTGCCGCGCGTTGTTTGGCCAAGGCAGCTTGGTAGTCCCAAGCCTCTTGATAATCCATCACGCCGAGGTTACGGATCTCCACGGGGTTTGCAGAGGCACGGATGGATTTGTCAGCAGGGAAAAAGGGATCACGAGGCGCAGTCATGGCACTGAGGATACGTCTGACTCTCTGTCACTGAAAATACATGGAGTCTTAGCGTATTTGCATTGACGTTAGGGCAATCGTTCAGCGTAAAGACCATGAGTATTACACCAGATCGGGAAATTTATCCGATGCCAATGTTTGTCACACTGACCGTTAAAGATTTCCAGCGCAGCGAGAAATTTTTCCACGCTGCCGGTTTTATTACCTTAGCTACCGTTCCAGACCCACAAGGCAATCCGGCGGTTCTTCATCTGCGCAGGTTAAGAAACCAAGATGTACTGTTGGTTCAGCAAGAAAACACGGAGTCGAAGACGCACAGCACAGCGCCCGCAAGCGTTCAAGTGTCCTTTTCTACGCACCAAGAGGATCTTGACCAGCTAGCTCTTTGCTTAGAAAGCGCGGTAAGTGGGTGCGCTGAAATAGAAAAACCTCAAGACACCTTGTGGTTTACCAGAGATCTTGTGGTTACAGATCCAGACGGTCATCGAATTATTTTTACCCAACAGAGAAGAGATGATGCAGCAGACGCTACACGCTGGGCAGAAACGTTCTCATAACGCCTAAACAAAACAACAACGCCACCATGCTTTGTTCTAAAAGACATGGTGGCGTTGTTCGGCTAGGGCAGAGCGCTAAAAATTCTTAAACTCCGTTAGCCTCTGCGTATTCGTCGGCGGTGAGAAGCTTTCCGACGGACTCAACTTCCACCTCAAAGAGCCAGCCATCGCCGAAAGGATCGTTGTTGATAATGGAGTAGTCGTCGTGAACTGCGTCGTTCACAGCGGTTACCGTGCCTGTAACAGGGGAATACAGGTCGGAGACGCTCTTAGTGGACTCGACCTCGCCACAGGTCTCGCCGGCCTCTACGGAGTCGCCAACCTGGGGAAGCTCAGCAAAGACAACTTCCCCCAAGCGGTCAGTGGCCACCGAGGTGATGCCAACTTTGACAGTCGCCCCGGCAGCGGAATCAGCGATTGCGTCGATCCATTCGTGGTCTTCGGAGTAGGAGAAGCTTTCAGGAAGAGACATAGGTTTGGGTCTACCTTTCTAGAATGCGAAACGACTCATATAGATCATTTTGGAGTCTATCGGTTTAGTTTTTCTCGCGGGAGTAAAACGGCAAAGAAACTACCGTGAAGGGATATTTTTTCCCTCTAATATCTGCGGTGAGTTCTGTACCCACTTCACTGAGTTCTTTTTCCACGTAGGCCAAGGCAATAGGGTGCCCCAGCGTCGGCGAGGGCTGCCCCGAGGTGACGGTTCCCACAACGTTTCCATCGCCGTCGAGGATCTCTGCGCCGTGTCGTGCTGCACGACGTTCTGAGGATGCCAGCCCAACGAGCACCCTTGTATGAGTACTAGGAGCGCTCAGAGCCTCTTTACCCACAAAGTCGCCTTCTTTTTTCTTACTCACCAGCATGCCCAATCCCGCGTCTCTGGGGCTAAGGTCTCGGGAGAGCTCGTTCCCATAGAGGGGCATTCCGGCTTCAAGGCGCAGTGAGTCTCTAGAAGCAAGCCCACAGGGGAGCAGCGAGTAACGCTCATCTTGGCCGGCCTGATAAATAGCATCCCATAGTGCAGGAGCTTTATCGTTGGATATATAGAGCTCAAATCCATCTTCTCCGGTATATCCAGTCCGAGCTAGGAGCACAGAAAAGCCTGCTATAACGGCGTTGCCGCATGAATAGTAGCGCATGTTGGATATCAGATCGGCCGTATCTGGATCCGCGGAGGCGTCGATAAGCGAAAGAAGCAGCGCCTGAGAACGGGGTCCCTGAACTGCGATGAGTGCAGTATCTGTAGACTCATCAGCGACAGTGACTTGGTATCCTGCGGCTCGTGAGCGAAGTTCCTCAGCAACCACCGCCGCATTTCCAGCGTTAGGGACAACCAGAAATTCATCGTCAGCTAAGCGATACGTAATCAAGTCATCAATGATGCCACCGTCCTCGGAGACGATCATCGAGTATTTTGCTTTGTTAACGGGAAGCACAGAGAGCTGAGAGATCAGCGCATAATCAAGGAAGTCCCCGGCCTGTGGTCCGCTAACCCGAATCTCTCCCATATGAGAAAGATCAAATAACCCACATGTTTTACGCACTGCATGGTGTTCTTCAAGCTCGGAACCGTACTTCAGCGGCATATCCCAATCTCCAAAGGGCGTAAAAGCAGCCCCTAGATCCTGGTGCCGGCTGTGCAAAGGCGAGGTACGAAGTGTGGAAGCCATATGCTTTAGATCCTTTCATCGAAAAATATATGAGCGAGCTGCTGACCTCTGCGGCGTGAATACGGAAGAACGTAGGACCACACCGCAGAGATGCGTGAAGCGAGGCTAGCCCTCGACGTTAAAAGCCTCAGGCGGTGGGCAGGAGCATACAAAATTCCTGTCGCCATAAGCCTCATCGAGGCGACGAACGGATGGGAAATACTTGTTAGCCTGAAGCGATGCCACCGGATAGGCGGCCTGAGCACGGCTAAACAAGTGATCCCAGTTATCTCTAGCGATGGAATAAGCAGTAAAAGGTGCGTGGTGCAGGACAGATTCTTCATATTCAATGGCACCATCAGCGATCTGCTGGATCTCTGCGCGAATAGCAAGTAATGCCTCGATAAAGCGGTCTAGCTCGCCCTTATCTTCAGATTCCGTGGGCTCCACCATCAATGTGCCAGCGACAGGGAAGGACAGCGTGGGAGCATGGAATCCATAATCCATCAAACGTTTGGCCACATCCGCAGCCGTGACGCCTGTCTGATCAGTAATCGGACGCAGATCAAGGATGCACTCATGCGCTACCAAATCATTTTCACCGGTATAGAGAATAGGGAAGGCATCTTTTAATGAGCGTGCCAGGTAATTCGCCCCAAGAATTGCCGAAGCGGTGGCCTCGCGTAGACCCTTGCCACCCATCATCGCAATATAAGACCAAGAAATCGGAAGGACACCCGCCGAACCAAACCGTGCAGATACCATGGGGACTCCCGTAGATAATGGGCACGGAATCGCAGCATCTGAGTCCAATGGGTTAGTGGGTAAGAAAGGCACGAGATGCTCTGCTACAGCCACAGGACCTACACCAGGACCGCCTCCCCCGTGGGGAATTGTGAAGGTTTTGTGCAGGTTGAGATGGCTGACGTCACCCCCAAACTTTCCTGGTCGTGCTACTCCAGCGAGTGCATTGAGGTTTGCTCCGTCGATATAGACCTGGCCGCCTGCTGCGTGTACCTTCTCGCACACGTCAGTTACGGTATCTTCAAAAACACCGTGCGTGGACGGATACGTAATCATGATGCCGGCCACGTGTCCCTCATGCTTGGCCAGTTTTGCGTCAAGATCATCAACATCGATGGAACCATCCGCTGCTGTGGCAACCACAACTACTCGAAGATTAGCCAAGGTCGCAGACGCTGCGTTTGTTCCATGAGCAGATTGCGGAATCAGAATGATATCGCGTTGATTGTCACCACGAGACTGGTGGTAACGGCTAATAGCCAGCAAGCCAGCCAACTCACCTTGAGATCCAGCATTGGGCTGAACAGACACTCGGGCATAGCCGGTGATATCAGCAAGCCAGCCCTCGAGCTCCTCGATCAGTGCCCTCCAGCCTCGGGTCTGAGAATCTGGAGCAAAGGGGTGAATGTTTGCAAACTCCGGCCAAGTGATGGGCTCCATACCCGTGGTCGGATTCAGCTTCATGGTGCATGAGCCCAAAGGGATCATCGAGCGATCGAGGGCAAGATCTTTGTCTGACAAAGCCCGAAGATAACGCAGCATCTGGGTCTCTGAATACACAGAGCTAAAGACCGGGTGGGTAATAGGCTCGTTGCTGCGTACTGCCCATTCTGGGAAGTCTTTAGAAGTCTCCTCCAAGACACTCGCTCCAAAAGCCTCGGCTAACGTAACCACATCTTTCGCAGTGGCCGACTCCCCAAAAGCAACACTAACCAGATCTGTGCCGATAGGACGCACTAAATAGCCAGATTCCGCCAGAGCATCGGTAATTTCTTGAGCCCTTCCGGGGACTCGAACCGTGACAGTATCAAAAAAGTCTTTATGTACCAGCTCTAACGTAGACTCGTTTTCTACTGCCGCAGCAAACGTGGAGGCGAGTTCATGCACATGGCGTGCGATGGCTTTGAGCCCTTCAGGGCCATGCCAGATCGCATACATTGAGGCACATACTGCTAGCAGGGCCTGAGCAGTACAAATGTTGCTGGTCGCGCGCTCTCGGCGGATATGTTGTTCTCTGGTTTGCAGGGCCAATCTATAAGCAGGGTGGCCCTCAGCATCTACGGAGACACCGACGATTCGGCCCGGTAGCTGGCGCTTGAACTTATCAGATACCGCCATAAAGGCGGCATGTGGGCCACCAAAGAACAAGGGGACACCAAAACGCTGGGAAGAACCCACAGCAATATCTGCATCCATCGCGCCGGGAGATTCCAATAGAGTGAGCGCGAGGAGATCCGTGGACACTGCGGCTAGTCCGCCGCGTGCATGAATATCAGCGATAATGGGGCGAATATCGGAGATATCACCTTCAGTGCCTGGATAGGCTATAACCACGCCCACCAAGCTATCTCCGACTAGCCCTGAAGTAACATCAGCGATTTCCACCTCTACGTCGATGGCGCGCGCACGCTCGGCCGCGACAGAGAGAACTTGGGGGTGCAGGCGGGCGTCGAGAAGCACTCTGTGACCCTTTTTATTGGTGCGCGCCATTAACCCGACGGCTTCAGCGACCGCGGTGGCTTCATCGAGCAAAGAGGCATTGGCTACGGGGAGTCCGGTGAGCTCACTAACCAAGGTCTGGAAGTTAAGCAGCGCCTCCAGGCGTCCCTGCGAAATCTCGGGTTGATAAGGGGTGTAGGCGGTGTACCATGCAGGGTTTTCTACAACATTTCGCCGAATCACTGGAGGAGTAAGGGTGTCATAAAAACCCTGTCCGAAGAATGATTTGAGAACCACATTCTGGTCTGCATACTCGCGTAGCTTGGTTAGCGCCTCTTCCTCCGACAGCGGATGCGCGGGTTCAGGAAGATCTTGGGACTTAATCCCGGAGGGAACTGCGGCATCTAACAGCTCTTCGAGGGAGGCGTATCCGACGCGTTTGAGCATCGCCACCCTCTCAGTTTCGTTGGGTCCGATGTGCCGGCTCACATAGCGTGCAGAGGGCGAGGATATCGTCATAGTCTTCAACTTCTCCTTGGGTGGAGGATGGCTAGTGATGCTCGCCATTATATGGATGAAACAGTGGTTTTGGATACATATTGAGGAAGAGGGTGCATAAAAACTCTGTGAAATTAATCGGACGATGGCTAGCTTGTCGTTTTTGAGGGAGCTAGGGCTTAAGAGGCTAGAAAACCGAAGATTGGTATTTCTAGCGTTCTCACAAACCACACCTTTATCTGTAAGAATCGAAGAAAAAGGCGGCAGCCGACTCCTCTTGAAAGAGAAGTCGGCTGCCGCCTGATTACCAGTGGAACGCTATCCGCGGAACCGCAGGTGGATTAGAGGTTGAGGTCGTCCTGGAACTTAGCCTTTTCCAGGCGATCCTTGATCGTCGCGGTGAAGCGACCGGCATCAGCGCCGTCTACGATCTGGTGATCATAAGAGAACGGGATGTAGCACATTTGACGGATTGCGATGGCGTCCGAGCCATTCTCAGTGATTACCACTGGGCGCTTCTGGATCGCAGCGGTGCCCAAGATACCAACCTGCGGTGGAACCAAGATTGGGGTATCTGCCAAGGCACCCTCGGAACCGATATTGGTCACAGTGAAGGTTGCGCCGGATAGGTCGTTTGGCTTCAGCTTATTGTTACGGGCGCGATCGGCCAGATCAACAATAGCCTGAGCGATCTCCGGCAACGTAAGCTCCTGGGCCTTGTGGATCACAGGGGTGAGCAGACCGCGCTCGGTATCCACTGCAATCGCAATATTGACGTCGGAGTGGTAAGTGATCTCCTTGGTGGCAGCGTTGTAAGACGCATTCACGTTCGGGTGCAGGACTAGAGCCTCAACCACGGCCTTAACAAAGAACGGCAGGTAGGTCAGGTTAACGCCATACTTTTCGATGAATGCCGGCTTGTTGTCCTTGCGCAGCGTGGCAACGTTGGTCATATCCACCTCTTGAAGATGCGTGAGCTGTGCAGAAATCTGCAATGCCTCGACCATCTTCTTAGCCGTGATCTCGCGGATGCGGTTGACCTTCTGGGTGGTACCAATAAGCTCTGCCTTTGCAGGATCAACGCTCTTGGTGGACCAGTTAGCGCGAGGATCCTTAACAGCAGCAGGGGCTTCTTTTTGAGCCGGCTCAGATCCTTGCCCGGCTGCGGCGAGAACGTCTTGCTTACGGATACGGCCGCCAACGCCGGTACCTTCGACCTTATTGAGGTCAACGCCGTACTTATTAGCAAGCTTGCGTACCAATGGGGTCACATAAGGAACGTTTTGGTTATCGACTGGCTTTGCAGCCTCTTTAGCCGGTTCTTCCTTAGGTGCTTCCTTGGTGGGTTCTGCCTTGGGTGCTTCCTGCTTCGGCTCTTCCTTCTTCTCATCAGAATCGCTTGCGGCAGGAGCCTCACCTTCCTCACCGATGATGGCGATAACATCGCCGACATCAACGGTGTCGTCTTCGTTGAAGCGAACCTCCAACAGAACGCCCGCAACGGGGGAAGGAACCTCGGTGTCAACCTTGTCAGTGGAAACCTCGAGCAACGGCTCGTCGACGTCGACGGTGTCGCCGACAGACTTGAGCCACTGGGTAATTGTTCCCTCAGTGACGGATTCGCCGAGTTCAGGCATTTCAACGGAGTGCGCCATAGTGTTTAGACTCCTCGAAAGTCGTGTAGATCAAAAAGCTAATACCTAATGAGCGTACCGTCTAACCCAAACAGATGTGATGTTAAGGGGGAATTCTCTGTAGATTTTGCCCCTACAATTAACTTCTGTGTTCAATTTTTTCGGACGAAAGACCCCCAGATCTAACATCAAACCGCCCCGAGGCCCGGGCGATACTGTTCGCGAAAAAGATCTGCTTTACCTCAAACAATGGAGCGAGTCGCGTGCAGTAGTTGAGGGTTTTGTTGAGCCTGAGACCGTTGTCAACGAGATGTCGATAGTGCTTGTGGATATCACGGGAGATTTCACGCGACGCAGGATTGGCGGGCCTAAAGGTATCGACGTCGTAGCAAAAGAACTAGGAATTCCCGTGTATGACGTGGAAGAGACTGGATATCCGCAGAGAATGCGGGAAAAAATCGAGCGCGACAGGATTTTACGTAAACGTGAGGAACAACGCCTCAGGCGCGCAAAGTTTGAAAAAGATAACGATGCTAAGGATTAGCCGTATATAGCGTGCCGACGCCTCTCCGTAACCCAAAACAGGGCAATGCTCATAGAAGAAAAATCCGCTGATGGTCTTACCCTTGGCCGACCATCAGCGGAGTGAAGAAGTTACTTTTCCTCAGAAATCTCTGCAAGAGCAGCTAGGAAGGTGCGTACCGGCACACCTGTTGCGCGCTTCGGCGTATAGCCGTACACCCCTGCGTTATTGTATGACGGTCCAGCGATATCTACGTGGACCCAATCGATACCTTCGGCAACAAAATGGCTAAGATACCATCCGGCGGCCAGCATTCCGCCAGAACGTGATTTGGTGATGTTACGAATATCCGCCACTGGGGATTTGATCGCTTCGCCGAGTTCTTCCGGAAGCGGCATAGCCCAGGCCTGCTCGCCTACGGAACGGCCGATTTCCGCGATGCGATCGCGGAAGGCGTCGGATCCCATGACACCGGAAGTGCGGTCTCCAAGGGCCACAAGCTGCGCACCGGTCAGCGTTGCAGTCTCGATCAGGTAATCCGGCTTATCTTCGCATGCACGCGCGATAGCGTCAGAAAGCACAAGACGGCCTTCTGCATCGGTATTGAGTATCTCTGAAGTAATTCCGCCGTAATGAGTGATAACGTCGCCTGGACGATAAGCATCCCCGCTAGGCATATTTTCTGCGAGTGGGATTGTCGCAGTGATTTTTACTTTCAGGTCTAGGCGAGCTGCACCAATGACGGTGGCTACGACTGCAGCAGAGCCGCCCATGTCGGAGATCATGTCGTCCATCCCGGCGCCAGGCTTGAGCGAAATTCCACCGGTGTCAAAGGTAATGCCTTTTCCAACCAAAGCAACGCTCTTTTTCGCCTTCTTAGGGGCCCAAGTGAGTCGTACAAGGCGTGGCTTACGCGCAGAGCCGTTGCCAACAGCGAGAATGCCTCCGAACCCTAATTTTTCGAGTTTCTTCTCATCAAGAATCTCCACGTCGATGCCGTGGTCTTCTGCTTCCTTCTTGATGATCTCCGCATAGGACTCAGGGTAGAGATGAGAGGAAGGAGCGTTGACTAAATCGCGGGCGAACATGACGGATTCCGCCGTGATCTGTGCAGCCTGGAATTCGGGCTTGGCGGTTTTCTTATCTCCCAGTGACAAGAAGGTGACCGTGCCCACTGGCTTCTTGGCAGCAATAGCCTCGGCAGACTCAGAACGGATCCCCTTGTAGTCATAGGCTCCCAGTGCAAAACCTTCTACGGCGGCGCGCAGGCCGAAAGCACCGAGAGTAGTGGCTACGGAGTCCACACCTGCTAAGGAGCGTGCTGCGACGCCAGCGGCGCGCCTGAGAGCCTCATCGTCGAGTTTGTCATTGTTACCAAGTCCGACGCCGACAATGAAGTCCACCTCGATTCCTTCGATAGAAGGAACCCTGTGGATTTCTCCTGCCTTTCCGGTTGCGCCAACCGCGCTAAAGAGCTCCCAGATTGCTACTTCTAAGTCATCATCAAAAAGTCCGGTCGCAGCAAACTCCAGACCGTCTTCTCCTGCAAAGAGGGCAACCGCAAGAGCCGTCGTATCGTCTGGAAGCTTCTTGGCCAACGCGAGTTCTGTCGCAGAGCCACGGGACGCAAGTGAAAACTGAGTGCTCAAAGTTTAGTACCTCCAAAAGTTGGTAACGAGGTCCTCAGACCCCGTGGAAAACGTTATTTATCAGACTATCTAATTGAGCAGGCCAATGTGCGGTGTACGTTTAAATTATGGTGTCTCTTAAGTTCAGCATCCACAAAACAGAATCTCAGACTTCCGCTGAAGAACTTGCGGATATCCTTGCTCACCCAGGCTTTGGCAAGCGTTTTACTGATCACATGGTAACCATCGATTGGAACGCGGAACAGGGGTGGCATGACGCAAAGGTTGTTCCTTACGCTCCTCTTGTCCTTGATCCTGCCGCTAGCGTTTTGCACTATGGTCAGGCAATTTTTGAGGGAATTAAAGCCTACCGGCATTCCGATGGCACGATTAAGACCTTCAGGCCTAAAGCCAATGCTGTTCGATTCCAACGTTCCGCAGCGCGCATGGCTATGCCGGAACTCCCCACGGAGATTTTTGTTGAGTCTTTGCGGCAACTTGTAGATATCGATCGTGACTGGGTTCCCGCAGCTGGGGGCGAGGAAGCGTTGTATCTGCGTCCGTTTATGATTGCTACTGAGGCGACGCTAGGTGTGCATCCCTCGAACTCGTATCGCTACGTGCTGATCGCTTCCCCCGCCGGCGCTTATTTCTCAGGCGGTATTAAGCCTGTATCGGTGTGGCTATCTGAGGATTATGTTCGTGCTTGTCCTGGAGGCACGGGTGCTGCAAAGTTTGCTGGTAATTATGCGGCATCTCTGGTTGCTCAAGCCCAGGCGACAGAAAAAGGTTGCGATCAAGTGGTGTGGCTGGATGCCCACGAGCATCGTTATATCGAAGAGATGGGAGGGATGAACCTCTTCTTTGTTATGGGTGAGGAGTCTGCGCCGCACATTGTTACCCCTCAGCTCTCGGGTTCTCTCTTACCCGGAGTCACCCGTGATTCTCTTCTTCAGATTGCTCGTGACCTGGGGTATACCACGGAAGAGCGGCGCATCTCTACAGAAGAATGGCAGGAAACGGCTACCAATGGCTCTATGCTAGAGGCCTTTGCCTGTGGCACTGCCGCGGTGATCACCCCTGTGGGGTTTGTTAAGTCAAACCATGGTGACTTTGAGATCAATCATAATATCGCCGGCGACATCACTATGAAGCTGCGCGAGATACTCACAGGTATTCAGCGTGGCACAGTGGAAGATCCGCACCAATGGATGCACACTTTGGTCTAGAACAACTAGTGTGAGAATTTTTTAAAGCCATAAGCCGCTGTAGAGAAACAAATCGGCTTATGGCTTTTTACTTCGACTTATCCCGATGCGGAACGCTAAGGGATACAAGAATACTTAGAGCACACAGACTCCAACAGCTAAGAAAACCGCTGAGGCTGCCGTGCACGAGTGCATGATAAAGCCGATAGTGTCCCCGTTCATTCCCTCAAAGCGTCGATTGCAATGCCTGATCCCTAGCACAGCGATACCGATACTGAGTAGGAGGGAGGTGATAACGATGATAGCTACGGTGGAGGCTCCGATGAGCAGCGGGATGCCCACGGAGGCTGTAGAAACAATGCTGAGCCATATCGCTATCGTGGTAGTGGGGACTGTGCCAATCATCATGGCTCCGAATCCAGTCGGACGCATCGGTTTTAAAGTGGAATGCGCGCTAAAGATTGAGCACAGCCTGCCGATCACCGGTGCAAAGAAAATCATCCACCAGTACCCACGGCTGATGAGAGCGTCAAAGCTTGCGATCTGAAGCGTTAGAGAGATAAAGACGGAGCCCATACCAATAAGCCCGGTCGTTGGGTCTGCAATAATTTCCCTAGCCCGCTCAGGGGGAGCGTAACTGCCTAGGGCATCGGCTACATCTGCGAGCCCGTCAAGGTGCATGAACCGTGTGAAAAGCTCCCAGAAACACACAATCACCACTGCGGTTAAAAGCGGCGTGATCTGGAAGAGAAACCCTAGACCGGCCAAACCAGCCCCGAGCACACCTAACAGAATGCCGA
This genomic window contains:
- a CDS encoding branched-chain amino acid aminotransferase; the encoded protein is MVSLKFSIHKTESQTSAEELADILAHPGFGKRFTDHMVTIDWNAEQGWHDAKVVPYAPLVLDPAASVLHYGQAIFEGIKAYRHSDGTIKTFRPKANAVRFQRSAARMAMPELPTEIFVESLRQLVDIDRDWVPAAGGEEALYLRPFMIATEATLGVHPSNSYRYVLIASPAGAYFSGGIKPVSVWLSEDYVRACPGGTGAAKFAGNYAASLVAQAQATEKGCDQVVWLDAHEHRYIEEMGGMNLFFVMGEESAPHIVTPQLSGSLLPGVTRDSLLQIARDLGYTTEERRISTEEWQETATNGSMLEAFACGTAAVITPVGFVKSNHGDFEINHNIAGDITMKLREILTGIQRGTVEDPHQWMHTLV
- a CDS encoding adenosylcobinamide-GDP ribazoletransferase, with the protein product MSGKVGFVEGEHRPAIIEGPLTALSWLTILPVQGATAFDRITGGRVLASVPLIGILLGVLGAGLAGLGFLFQITPLLTAVVIVCFWELFTRFMHLDGLADVADALGSYAPPERAREIIADPTTGLIGMGSVFISLTLQIASFDALISRGYWWMIFFAPVIGRLCSIFSAHSTLKPMRPTGFGAMMIGTVPTTTIAIWLSIVSTASVGIPLLIGASTVAIIVITSLLLSIGIAVLGIRHCNRRFEGMNGDTIGFIMHSCTAASAVFLAVGVCVL